The following proteins come from a genomic window of Catenulispora sp. GP43:
- a CDS encoding cystathionine gamma-synthase gives MSASDAHANAAFETLAIHAGQDPDPLTGAVVPPIYQVSTYKQDGVGGLRGGYEYSRSANPTRKALEDCLAAVEGGRVGLAFASGLAAEDCLLRTVCVPGDHVVIPADAYGGTFRLFSKVLSRWGLGWTAANMSDPAAVRAAVVPGKTKAIWVETPSNPLLGVADIAALAGVAHETGSLLVVDNTFATPYLQQPLALGADVVVHSTTKYMGGHSDVVGGALVVSDEELGAELTYHQNAMGAVAGPFDAWLVLRGVKTLAVRMDRHCSNAQRIAEALAAHPKVTAVHYPGLPDDPGHEVAAKQMSGFGGMVSFRVAGGEQEAVDLCGRTELFTLGESLGGVESLIEHPGRMTHASAAGSPLEVPNDLVRLSVGIESVDDLLADLLRALG, from the coding sequence ATGTCCGCATCTGACGCCCACGCCAACGCCGCCTTCGAGACCCTGGCCATCCACGCCGGCCAGGACCCGGACCCGCTGACCGGCGCCGTCGTCCCCCCGATCTACCAGGTCTCCACCTACAAACAGGATGGAGTCGGCGGCCTGCGGGGCGGCTACGAGTACTCGCGCAGCGCCAACCCGACCCGCAAGGCGCTGGAGGACTGTCTGGCCGCCGTGGAGGGCGGCCGGGTCGGTCTGGCCTTCGCCTCGGGTCTGGCCGCCGAGGACTGCCTGCTGCGGACCGTGTGCGTGCCCGGCGACCACGTCGTCATCCCGGCCGACGCCTACGGCGGCACCTTCCGCCTGTTCTCCAAGGTCCTGTCGCGGTGGGGTCTGGGGTGGACCGCCGCCAACATGTCCGACCCGGCCGCCGTGCGGGCCGCGGTGGTGCCTGGCAAGACCAAGGCGATCTGGGTCGAGACGCCCTCGAACCCGCTGCTGGGGGTCGCCGACATCGCGGCGCTGGCCGGGGTCGCGCACGAGACCGGGTCGCTGCTCGTGGTCGACAACACGTTCGCCACCCCCTACCTGCAGCAACCGCTGGCCCTCGGCGCCGACGTGGTCGTGCACTCCACCACCAAGTACATGGGCGGCCACTCCGACGTCGTCGGCGGCGCGCTGGTGGTGTCCGACGAGGAGTTGGGCGCGGAGCTGACCTACCACCAGAACGCGATGGGCGCCGTCGCCGGGCCCTTCGACGCCTGGCTGGTGCTGCGCGGCGTCAAGACCCTGGCGGTGCGCATGGACCGGCACTGCTCCAACGCCCAGCGCATCGCCGAGGCGCTGGCCGCGCACCCGAAGGTGACGGCCGTCCACTACCCGGGCCTGCCCGACGACCCCGGCCATGAGGTCGCGGCCAAGCAGATGTCCGGCTTCGGCGGCATGGTCTCCTTCCGGGTGGCCGGCGGCGAGCAGGAGGCGGTCGACCTGTGCGGCCGCACCGAGCTGTTCACCCTCGGGGAGTCGCTCGGCGGCGTCGAGTCGCTGATCGAGCACCCCGGCCGCATGACCCACGCCAGCGCCGCCGGCTCCCCGCTGGAGGTGCCGAACGACCTCGTCCGGCTCTCGGTCGGCATCGAGTCGGTCGACGATCTGCTGGCCGACCTCCTGCGCGCCCTGGGCTGA
- a CDS encoding EamA family transporter codes for MTTAAWVALGAVYFVWGSTYLAIRYAIESIPPLSSAALRFSLAGLLLCAFLAIRRGPSALRVTRGQLASAALIGTLLLLGGNGFVVLSEQYIPSGTSALLVASVPLWIVVWRAVAKDRPTAPMLVGVLIGFAGLVVLMRPGGGGAHNYVLGVVLVLIASISWAFGSVASKVWLTPPKDPFVASAYQMVFGGIGCGIAAALHGEHFHPGAITATSVWATVYLVGAGSLVAFSSYVWLLKNAPISTVATYAYVNPVVAVALGALFLSETITAAVVVGGLIVVLGVAVVIATERR; via the coding sequence ATGACGACGGCGGCCTGGGTCGCCCTCGGCGCGGTCTACTTCGTCTGGGGCTCCACCTACCTCGCGATCCGCTACGCCATCGAATCAATCCCGCCGCTGTCGTCCGCGGCGCTCCGCTTCAGCCTCGCCGGCCTGCTCCTCTGCGCCTTCCTCGCGATCCGCCGCGGCCCCTCGGCGCTGCGCGTCACCCGGGGGCAACTGGCCTCGGCCGCGTTGATCGGCACCCTGCTGCTGCTCGGCGGCAACGGCTTCGTGGTCCTGTCGGAGCAGTACATCCCCTCGGGCACCTCGGCGCTCCTGGTGGCATCCGTGCCGCTGTGGATCGTGGTGTGGCGGGCCGTGGCCAAGGACCGGCCCACCGCGCCGATGCTGGTCGGCGTGCTCATCGGCTTCGCCGGGCTGGTGGTGCTGATGCGGCCCGGCGGCGGTGGGGCGCACAACTACGTGCTCGGCGTCGTGCTCGTGCTCATCGCCTCGATCAGCTGGGCCTTCGGCTCGGTGGCGTCCAAGGTGTGGCTGACGCCGCCGAAGGACCCGTTCGTGGCGTCGGCGTACCAGATGGTGTTCGGCGGCATCGGCTGCGGCATCGCGGCGGCGCTGCACGGCGAGCACTTCCACCCCGGCGCGATCACCGCGACGTCCGTCTGGGCGACGGTTTATCTCGTCGGCGCGGGATCACTTGTGGCGTTCTCGTCCTATGTGTGGCTGTTGAAGAACGCGCCGATTTCCACAGTAGCAACATATGCATATGTGAACCCTGTTGTCGCCGTCGCACTTGGGGCGCTCTTCCTGAGCGAGACCATCACCGCCGCGGTGGTGGTCGGAGGCCTGATCGTGGTGCTCGGAGTGGCCGTGGTGATAGCCACGGAACGCAGGTGA